In Marinobacterium sp. LSUCC0821, the DNA window CGACTACCGCGCCTATCACTTTTTCAGCTCGACGCATCGAGAAACTGAAGTAGTAACCACGTTTTTTGGTGGTGCTGCCTAGCGCAAAATAGCGACCAGGCACACCCTGCATTGCATCGGTAAAGTAGGGACGAAACGCAAAGTTACGGCCGATAAAGCTGGTATCTTTAAACCAGTTACTTGCCGCCTGCGTTGTACCCGAAGCATCCATTACGTAAATGTCCAAAGCGTTAACTAACTCTGCTGCCTCTTGCAGGTAGAGGTTAGCCGATGCAATCGTATCTTCGCCCGCGCCTGATACAGCATCGAGAAGCAAACGGTGATTCGCCAACAGCTGTGGCAGGCTTCGATAGCGTTCTAGACGCTGCTCTAAGGTCGCCTTGTATCGCACCAGATCATCACTCACCTTCTGCTCCAACTCACTCATCGCTTGTTCGCGCGTAGCAAGCGTCGAGTAGATCAGGGTCAGTACGAACAGAGTTAACGTGACAATGACCACTACTGGGCGGTAGGGTAGAAATGAACGTGCCGAATATGAGTCGGGCATAGGGTAAAAGTACCTTTAGATAACTAGGTAGATTTTTTCGCACTGTCGCAGCAGTTGCAAGCAGTTAAAATCTGACAAAATCGCTCGGTTATTAAATATATGCTCTGCTATACTTCCGGCACTTAAGAAAGGAAGCTCATTAGTGCTACAGTCAGTTCAAGAAAATCTGCAGCGCCTTGTTGCCACTGGCAATACGGAACTACTCAAGGGCCTTGGCCATGGAATCGAGAAAGAGGCGCTTCGCGCTGACTCTCAAGGTGCCATAGTACAGACAGATCACCCTGTAAAATTAGGCTCTGCTCTAACCCATGGTCACATTACCACTGACTACTCTGAAGCACTCCTAGAATTCATCACCGGTGTAAGCACCGATGTCTCTGAAAGCCTACGAGAACTCACCGAACTTCACCAGTTTGCCTATCGCAATCTTGGCAATGAAACCCTTTGGGGAGCTAGCATGCCATGCAAGATCTCATCAGTAGATGAGATTCGCATTGCTGAATACGGTAGTTCAAATATTGGCAAACTGAAGCACATCTACCGCATCGGTCTAGAGAGCCGTTATGGCAAGATGATGCAGACCATTGCAGGCATCCACTATAACTTCTCTCTGCCTGAAGCCTTCTGGCCAGTCTGGAAAGGGGTAATGGGCAGTTCACTTTCAGACCAAGACTTTGCATCGGATCGCTACTTTGCGCTGATTCGAAACTTCCGTCGTTACAGCTGGCTGCTTCTATACCTTTTTGGCGCATCACCCGCTGTCGGTAAAGAGTTCCTGAAGGGAGTTAAGCATCAACTTCAGGCACTAGACGACCATACCTTTTACGGCCCTTGGGCAACATCACTTCGTATGAGTGACCTCGGTTACTCAAACCGTGCGCAAGAGGGTTTGAATGTCTGCTTTAACCACCTATCGACCTACGCGACCTCGTTAAAGCAGGCGATCAATACACCGCATGCACCCTATGCAGCGATGGGAGTGAAAGTTGATGGCAACTACAAGCAGTTAAATAGCAATGTTCTGCAAATTGAGAACGAGTACTACAGTGACATTCGTCCTAAGCGTGTCACCTACTCTGGTGAAAAGCCCGTTCACGCGCTCATTGAGCGAGGCGTGCAGTATATTGAAGTACGCAATACAGACATTAACCCGCTGCTACCGATCGGAATCGATCTGGTGCAAGCACGGTTTATGGATGCCTTCCTGCTAACCTGTCTGTTTGCAGGTGAAGAGACTCTATCTCCAGCAGAGTGTGCTACCGTTGCTCGCAATAAGTCACTAATCGTTAACGAAGGCCGCAAACCCGGTTTAATGCTTGATACACCAGAGGGCGAAGTGACCCGTGAAGCCTTTGCAACTGAGATACTAGATCAGGTTGCCCGTGTTGCTGAGATACTCGATACGATCCACAAAACCAATCTCTATTCACGTGCTGTAATCGAGCAGCGTAAAGTGGTTGCGGACCCTGAACTTACGCCATCTGCGAAGATCATTAATGCACTTAAAGAGAGCGGCCTTTCCTACCATGAATGGACTCTTTCGATGAGCCAGCAGCATCAGAAACTGCTTGAGAGTGAACCGCTTAACTCTGAAGTTGAGGCTAATTTGGTAGCACAGAGCAACGCATCACTTGCAGAGCAGCGCGCTGTAGAGGCTGCAGATACAATCGAGTTTGATGAGTTCCTTGAGGCATACCTCAACGGTTAATCGCCCTCTCCCTAGTCTCCAATCGGCGGCATAAATCAGACATAAAAAAACCGGCTGAATAGCCGGTTTTTTCCTTTGCTTGGAATTAATCTTCAGGATTAACTTTCAGCAGTTCTACTTCAAATACTAGGGTCATGTTTGGACCAATCAGGCCACCCGCGCCGCCAGGACCGTAAGCCAAATCAGCGGGGATCACTAGACGAGCTTTACCGCCCTCTTTCATCAGTTGCAGACCTTCAGTCCAACCTTTGATGACACCTGCTAGTGGGAAGGTTACTGGCTCACCACGACCGTATGAGCTATCAAACTCACGACCATCCGTTAGCGTGCCACGGTAGTGAACTTTAACGTTGTCTTCAGAGGTAGGGGATGGACCAGTACCCGCTTCTACACTCTCAAACTGAAGACCAGACTCTGTAACCACAACGCCATCTTTTTTAGCGTTATCAGCAAGGAATTTTTCACCTGCTGCCTGGTTCTCATCAGCAATTGCTTGCTCCTGAGCACGCTGCTGTTCCATCTTCTTAGCCTGGAAGTCCATCATCGTCTTAGCGATTTCACCTTCAGTCATTGCTGGCGCATTGCCTTCAAAAAGATCCTGAATACCCTGTTTTAGCAGATCGTAGTTTAGGGTGTCGAAGTCCGCTTTCAGACGCTGACCAAGAACCATACCCAAACCGTAGCTCAATTTATCTTCGTCAGTTGTTATTTCAGCCGCTTGAACGATTGGTGCTGCAATGACTGATGATAGCGCAAGCGCCAAAATCGTTTTCTTCATTTCTACTTCCTTAGTAAATAACCTATAGACGCAGTGTCTCGCGCCGATATGAAAGCAACATTAAAACCGATCCAGTTAAAAAGCTAAAGGCGTTAAAGAGGATTTAAAAATTCGCCTTATAGAGGGTCAGCATTTCTGATAACTCACTCTCGTAGTCATCTACACCTACCAGAACTGCACGTAGGTTAGGCTCTAGCAAATCTGCTTGAGGGTTTGTTTGGCAAGCCTTTAACCACTGATACAACATTGCGAGCTCTAGCCGCTCCATATTGAGCTCAACCCCCTTAAAATGCGTATAGAGCGACTCTAAATCTGGATACTCTTCCAGCTGCGGCTTAAGGGCCATGCGCTGCATTCTGATTGGCAGAATCTGTTGATGCCACTGCTCGATCTCATCTGGAATAGATCCCGGCCAACGAATTCCATGCTTTGCAGCCCAAATTGCTGCGAGCATTTGATTCACACGGGCCCCTCTGCTCTGCAATGCAAGCATAGGCTTTGAAAGCTCAGCATAGACGACCAAAGCAAAGTCCCATAACGGGCTCTTTAAATCCAAACCTGAGGGTAACAATTGATATCCTTCCATACATTCAACAGGGGTAAATCGCCCCGCTGCTATGATACTATCCGCGCACTATGATACGACTAGATAGCCTAACCTTACAGCGTGGCGCGCAGCGCCTAATCGATCACGCCGACTTGAACCTTCACTACGGTTGGAAGGTTGCACTTATTGGTGCCAATGGTGCGGGTAAATCGAGTCTATTCAAACTGATTCTTGGTGAGTTGTCACAAGATACTGGTGACATAACAACACCCCCTCGCCACAAGATCGCACACATGGCGCAAGAGGTTCCAAGTACTGACCGCCGGGCTATCGATTATGTTTTGGATGGCGATTTAGAACTGCGTGAACTCCAAGCTAAGCTAGCCAAGGCTGAAGCTGAGCACAGCACTCATATCGGTGAGTTACATGCGCAGATCGAGGCTATAGATGGTTATCGGGCAGAGTCGAGAGCGTTTACACTTCTGAACGGGTTAGGATTCTCAAACACAGATGCGACCAAACCTGTAAACACCTTCTCGGGTGGTTGGCGAATCCGTCTCAATCTTGCCAAAGCGTTGATGAGCCGCTCAGACCTGCTACTGCTAGATGAGCCGACCAACCACTTAGATCTGGATGCCACTATCTGGCTAGAGCAATGGTTAAACGCCTATCCCGGGACCCTTATTTTAATCTCGCACGACCGTTCATTTATCGACGCAACTGCTGACCAGGTAGTTCATCTATATCAGCAAAAACTGACACTCTATAAGGGCAATTACAGCGCCTTTGAACGTATGCGTGCTGAACGCCTAGCACAACAGCAAGCGGCATTTGATAAGCAACAAGAACGTATTGCCCACATCGAGAGCTTCGTAAGACGTTTTAAAGCGAAAGCGAGTAAAGCTAAGCAGGCCCAAAGCCGAATCAAAGACCTAGAGCGCATGGAGATGATCTCTGCTGCGCACATCGATTCACCCTTTAGCTTCCGCTTTGATGCGTCTGATAAAATCTCATCGCCCCTGCTCAATATCTACAATGCGGATCTTGGCTACGGCGCAGAGAGTAAGATTCTAAATGGAGTTTCACTGACTCTAGTGCCAGGTCAGCGCATTGGCCTTTTAGGCCGCAACGGTGCCGGCAAATCGACACTGGTGAAAAGCTTAGTGGGCGACCTTGCTCTAATATCAGGTGAGCGGGCCACTGGTGAACATTTAAAGATTGGTTACTTTGCTCAGCACCAACTCGAAGCACTCGATATGAATGCCTCTGTGCTACTTCATCTGCAACGTATAGCACCTAAAGCGAGCGAAGCTGAGTTACGCTCCTTTGCAGGTTCCTTTGGCTTTAGCGGGGACGATGCTTTAGAAACGATTGGCCGCTTTTCCGGTGGTGAGAAGGCACGCCTTGCACTTGCGCTAATAGCTTGGCACAAACCCAACCTACTCCTTCTCGATGAGCCGACCAACCATCTGGACTTAGAGGTTCGTCACGCCCTGACTCTGGCGCTGCAAGGGTTCGAAGGCTCGATCATTCTGGTATCGCACGACCGTCACCTTCTTGCCAACACCGTAGACCAGTTCCTACTCGTTGCTGAAGGGAAAGTGACAGAGTTCGATGGTGACCTGGATGACTACCACCAGTGGCTCGCAAGCCAACGCCAAAACCAAAACGCGCCAGCGATCGAATCTGAAAGCAGATCTCAATCAGCTGCAGATCGTAGAGAGCAGAAGCGCTTAGAGGCGGAGAAACGAGCTAAACTCAGCCCGCTGCGCAAAAAAATTGAGAAGCTCGAAAAAGAGATGCATAGCAGCAGCGAAAAACTCGGTGAACTAGAAACCCTTCTTTCCGATACCGACCTCTACTCTGAAACACGTAAAGATGAACTTAAGTCTCTGCTTGCCAAGCAAGGTGAGTTGAAATCCAAGCTGGAAGAGATTGAACTCGAATGGCTGGATGCTCAAGAGGAGCTTGAGACCTTAGAGCAGTCACTTTAACTACTAGGAAACCTGCTTAATTACTTACAAATCGGCGTTGTGCTCGTGAAATAGCAACGAGAGCAACACCAAATATCAAAGAAGCCAACAGGCCACCCCAAAGTGCAATCAGGGTCATTGATATAACGATCAGGATCTTAGAGGGCTTAATCGCCTTAAGTTGAACTGGATCAGCAAGATGCCAGGCAGCATAGAGAACCAGCACGACTACCACCTCAAGCGGGATAGCCGCTAAGATCGCAACAGCCTGCGGACCCATTAGGGCAGCCAGCAATAGACAAACCAATCCAAATATCGCAATAGACCAACCAGTGCGAGAACCCTGTGCGTAGTGTGCAGACAGACCACCTGCACCATGACACATGGGTATAGCGCCAATAGGTGCCAACACAATATTGGCTATACCACTCGTAAATGCGAGGCGCTTTTCGGTGACGGGCTTAGCGTCATCTGGAAAGTACTCTTGAGCAATAACGGCCGTCAGGATAAGTGCGTTCGTCAGGGTTAATGCCAACTGCGGCAAAAATGAAAGTTCCAGGGCTGAACCATAGGAATAGAGTGAAGGCAGGTTCAAAGCAGGTAGAGCTATCAGCGAATTTGACTCAACGAACTCAACACTCTGCCCCAAGAAGATCCAACCAACCAATAGCACCAACAACAGACCAACAGGACGCAGGGGTGTGTATTGCAAGCCAATCAAAAGCACTAACAGAAGCGCAACCGCGATCAACGAAATATTCCCCATCCCCAGGGCATTCACAATCAACGTGATCGCAAGTGCAGCACGCATGCCATGCAGTACGGTTTTAGGAATCTGCGACTTAATCCAATCGATAGTGTTGGTCTGCCCAAGCAGAATTAATGTGATGCCTAGCAAGATACCAGTCGCAGCAAGAACATCAGGCCCAATCAGGCCAGCTATACCCATTGCCGCGGTCGCCTTCATCGGCTGGATTGGAATCGGACGACGGTAAAAGAGTGCCGTAACAAGAGCGAAAATGCCGAAACCATACAGGAGGCCGATAGGGCTGACCCCTCCGAGCATAATCAGGCCAATTGCCAACGGGAGAAATGTTCCCAAATCAGCAAAAGCGGCAGAGGCCTCTGTTAACCATTTACGCACAATCGTCGACACCAATAGTGTTGTTTAGAGAGATGATATTCTTTTTATAGAGAGTTGCAATTCTTCGGCAAACGTTCAAGAATGCGTAAAAATTACAAAAATGAAAAAAATGCAGTCTTATGCTACTTAATGCCTTCTCCGAAGCGTTCGCACTCATTCTCTC includes these proteins:
- the gshA gene encoding glutamate--cysteine ligase, which translates into the protein MLQSVQENLQRLVATGNTELLKGLGHGIEKEALRADSQGAIVQTDHPVKLGSALTHGHITTDYSEALLEFITGVSTDVSESLRELTELHQFAYRNLGNETLWGASMPCKISSVDEIRIAEYGSSNIGKLKHIYRIGLESRYGKMMQTIAGIHYNFSLPEAFWPVWKGVMGSSLSDQDFASDRYFALIRNFRRYSWLLLYLFGASPAVGKEFLKGVKHQLQALDDHTFYGPWATSLRMSDLGYSNRAQEGLNVCFNHLSTYATSLKQAINTPHAPYAAMGVKVDGNYKQLNSNVLQIENEYYSDIRPKRVTYSGEKPVHALIERGVQYIEVRNTDINPLLPIGIDLVQARFMDAFLLTCLFAGEETLSPAECATVARNKSLIVNEGRKPGLMLDTPEGEVTREAFATEILDQVARVAEILDTIHKTNLYSRAVIEQRKVVADPELTPSAKIINALKESGLSYHEWTLSMSQQHQKLLESEPLNSEVEANLVAQSNASLAEQRAVEAADTIEFDEFLEAYLNG
- a CDS encoding FKBP-type peptidyl-prolyl cis-trans isomerase produces the protein MKKTILALALSSVIAAPIVQAAEITTDEDKLSYGLGMVLGQRLKADFDTLNYDLLKQGIQDLFEGNAPAMTEGEIAKTMMDFQAKKMEQQRAQEQAIADENQAAGEKFLADNAKKDGVVVTESGLQFESVEAGTGPSPTSEDNVKVHYRGTLTDGREFDSSYGRGEPVTFPLAGVIKGWTEGLQLMKEGGKARLVIPADLAYGPGGAGGLIGPNMTLVFEVELLKVNPED
- a CDS encoding DUF2390 domain-containing protein; its protein translation is MEGYQLLPSGLDLKSPLWDFALVVYAELSKPMLALQSRGARVNQMLAAIWAAKHGIRWPGSIPDEIEQWHQQILPIRMQRMALKPQLEEYPDLESLYTHFKGVELNMERLELAMLYQWLKACQTNPQADLLEPNLRAVLVGVDDYESELSEMLTLYKANF
- a CDS encoding ATP-binding cassette domain-containing protein, with amino-acid sequence MIRLDSLTLQRGAQRLIDHADLNLHYGWKVALIGANGAGKSSLFKLILGELSQDTGDITTPPRHKIAHMAQEVPSTDRRAIDYVLDGDLELRELQAKLAKAEAEHSTHIGELHAQIEAIDGYRAESRAFTLLNGLGFSNTDATKPVNTFSGGWRIRLNLAKALMSRSDLLLLDEPTNHLDLDATIWLEQWLNAYPGTLILISHDRSFIDATADQVVHLYQQKLTLYKGNYSAFERMRAERLAQQQAAFDKQQERIAHIESFVRRFKAKASKAKQAQSRIKDLERMEMISAAHIDSPFSFRFDASDKISSPLLNIYNADLGYGAESKILNGVSLTLVPGQRIGLLGRNGAGKSTLVKSLVGDLALISGERATGEHLKIGYFAQHQLEALDMNASVLLHLQRIAPKASEAELRSFAGSFGFSGDDALETIGRFSGGEKARLALALIAWHKPNLLLLDEPTNHLDLEVRHALTLALQGFEGSIILVSHDRHLLANTVDQFLLVAEGKVTEFDGDLDDYHQWLASQRQNQNAPAIESESRSQSAADRREQKRLEAEKRAKLSPLRKKIEKLEKEMHSSSEKLGELETLLSDTDLYSETRKDELKSLLAKQGELKSKLEEIELEWLDAQEELETLEQSL
- a CDS encoding putative sulfate/molybdate transporter; this translates as MRKWLTEASAAFADLGTFLPLAIGLIMLGGVSPIGLLYGFGIFALVTALFYRRPIPIQPMKATAAMGIAGLIGPDVLAATGILLGITLILLGQTNTIDWIKSQIPKTVLHGMRAALAITLIVNALGMGNISLIAVALLLVLLIGLQYTPLRPVGLLLVLLVGWIFLGQSVEFVESNSLIALPALNLPSLYSYGSALELSFLPQLALTLTNALILTAVIAQEYFPDDAKPVTEKRLAFTSGIANIVLAPIGAIPMCHGAGGLSAHYAQGSRTGWSIAIFGLVCLLLAALMGPQAVAILAAIPLEVVVVLVLYAAWHLADPVQLKAIKPSKILIVISMTLIALWGGLLASLIFGVALVAISRAQRRFVSN